The following are from one region of the Escherichia sp. E4742 genome:
- the tssH gene encoding type VI secretion system ATPase TssH, producing MENPAILLRRLNPYCARAMEAAASLCQIRAHAEILPEHWLLKLLEQGEGDLTVLARRYEWDMDTLWQDLLAWLDKQPRSVRHRPQLSENIQVLMQQAWLIASLAGEEQIRSHHLLMALVANQKLVRCDGLWPLLTLGQSQLECLRPLLDAQSDERAQVQQEAELTGSHGGDVEFIGRPVGSEMKEGELSPALQNALDKFTHDVTAQAREGKIDPVFGRDSEIRQMVDILSRRRKNNPILVGEPGVGKTALVEGLALRISEGNVPESLKPVVLRTLDLGLLQAGAGVKGEFEQRLKNVINAVQQSPVPILLFIDEAHTIIGAGNQAGGADAANLLKPALARGELRTIAATTWSEYKQYFERDAALERRFQMVKVDEPDDDTACLMLRGLKSRYAEHHNVHITDDAVCAAVTLSRRYLTGRQLPDKAVDLLDTASARVRMSLDTVPEQLTRIRSRITSLEMERQALQEDITVGNQNHGERLTAIEQEEKNVIVELHELETQYGQELRLTEQLRKCRQDISRQSETHALQQELNGLQQGNPLLSVDVDVRTVATVIADWTGVPLSSLMKDEQTELLTLENEIGKRVVGQNIALEAIARRLRAAKTGLTSENGPQGVFLLVGPSGVGKTETALALADALYGGEKSLITINLSEYQEPHTVSQLKGSPPGYVGYGQGGILTEAVRKRPYSVVLLDEVEKAHRDVMNLFYQVFDRGFMRDGEGREIDFRNTVILMTSNLGSDHLMQLLDEQPEATEADLHELLRPILRDHFQPALLARFQTVIYRPLAEAAMHTIVEMKLSHVSQRLQRHYGLTTLIDESLYDALTAACLLPDTGARNVDSLLNQQILPVLSQQLLVHMAAKQKPASLTLGWNDEEGVVLEFKYN from the coding sequence ATGGAAAATCCAGCCATTTTGCTGCGACGTCTGAACCCTTATTGCGCCCGTGCGATGGAAGCCGCAGCTTCACTCTGTCAGATCCGCGCGCATGCGGAAATTTTGCCAGAGCACTGGCTGCTGAAACTTCTTGAGCAGGGCGAGGGGGATCTCACGGTGCTGGCACGCCGCTACGAGTGGGACATGGACACTCTCTGGCAAGATTTGCTTGCCTGGCTCGACAAACAACCTCGCTCAGTGCGCCATCGCCCGCAGCTTTCAGAAAATATCCAGGTATTGATGCAACAAGCCTGGCTGATTGCCTCACTGGCGGGAGAAGAACAGATTCGAAGTCACCACCTGCTGATGGCGCTGGTGGCTAACCAGAAGCTGGTGCGCTGCGATGGTCTGTGGCCATTGCTGACTCTGGGCCAGAGCCAGTTGGAGTGCCTGCGCCCGCTACTGGATGCCCAGTCAGACGAGCGTGCGCAGGTACAGCAGGAAGCCGAACTCACGGGGAGCCATGGTGGGGACGTGGAGTTTATCGGGCGTCCAGTAGGGAGTGAGATGAAAGAAGGGGAACTGAGTCCGGCGCTGCAGAATGCGCTGGATAAATTCACCCATGACGTCACCGCCCAGGCGCGTGAAGGCAAAATTGATCCGGTATTTGGCCGCGATAGTGAAATCCGCCAGATGGTGGACATTCTTTCTCGTCGCCGAAAAAATAACCCAATCCTGGTCGGTGAGCCCGGTGTCGGGAAAACCGCACTGGTAGAAGGTCTGGCGCTCAGAATCTCTGAAGGTAATGTCCCTGAATCCCTCAAACCGGTGGTGCTACGCACTCTTGACCTCGGGCTGCTACAGGCGGGGGCGGGAGTGAAGGGGGAATTTGAGCAGCGCCTGAAAAACGTGATTAATGCTGTACAGCAGTCTCCTGTCCCCATTTTGCTGTTTATCGATGAGGCCCATACCATCATCGGCGCAGGTAACCAGGCTGGTGGTGCTGATGCTGCCAATCTACTGAAACCTGCCCTGGCGCGCGGTGAGTTACGTACCATCGCCGCGACGACCTGGTCTGAGTATAAACAATACTTTGAGCGCGATGCCGCACTCGAACGCCGCTTCCAGATGGTGAAAGTTGACGAACCGGACGACGACACGGCTTGTCTGATGTTGCGTGGCCTGAAATCCCGTTATGCCGAACATCATAATGTGCACATCACTGATGATGCGGTGTGCGCTGCCGTTACGTTATCCCGACGTTATCTGACAGGCCGTCAACTCCCGGACAAAGCCGTTGACCTGCTCGACACTGCAAGCGCTCGTGTGCGTATGAGTCTCGACACCGTACCCGAACAGTTGACCCGTATCCGTTCCCGGATTACCTCTCTTGAAATGGAGAGACAAGCGCTACAGGAAGACATTACCGTCGGTAATCAAAACCACGGTGAACGCTTGACGGCAATCGAACAGGAAGAGAAAAACGTCATCGTTGAACTCCACGAACTTGAAACCCAGTACGGCCAGGAACTGAGACTTACTGAACAACTACGGAAATGCCGGCAGGACATTTCCCGTCAGAGCGAAACGCATGCCCTGCAACAGGAGCTGAACGGTTTACAGCAGGGCAATCCGTTGTTGTCGGTGGATGTGGATGTGCGCACTGTTGCAACAGTGATTGCCGACTGGACCGGCGTGCCGCTTTCTTCGCTGATGAAAGACGAACAGACCGAACTGCTTACCCTGGAAAATGAAATCGGCAAACGTGTAGTCGGTCAGAATATTGCGCTTGAAGCCATCGCCCGGCGCCTGCGCGCCGCTAAAACCGGCCTCACCTCTGAGAACGGTCCACAGGGTGTATTCCTGCTGGTTGGCCCAAGTGGTGTAGGAAAAACTGAAACCGCGCTGGCACTGGCGGATGCGCTGTACGGTGGCGAAAAATCACTGATTACCATTAACCTGTCGGAATACCAGGAGCCACACACAGTTTCCCAGTTGAAAGGTTCTCCACCTGGTTACGTCGGCTACGGCCAGGGCGGCATTCTTACTGAAGCCGTACGTAAGCGTCCGTACAGTGTGGTGCTGCTCGATGAAGTCGAAAAAGCGCACCGTGACGTGATGAATCTGTTCTATCAGGTATTCGATCGTGGTTTTATGCGCGACGGCGAAGGGCGAGAAATCGACTTCCGCAATACCGTTATTTTGATGACCTCCAACCTCGGTAGCGACCACCTGATGCAGTTGCTGGACGAACAACCGGAAGCCACCGAGGCAGACCTGCACGAACTGCTGCGCCCGATACTGCGCGACCACTTCCAGCCCGCGCTGCTCGCCCGTTTCCAGACTGTGATTTACCGTCCGCTGGCAGAAGCAGCCATGCACACGATTGTGGAGATGAAACTCTCCCATGTCAGCCAGCGCTTACAGCGCCACTACGGCCTGACCACGCTGATTGACGAAAGCCTGTACGACGCGCTGACCGCTGCCTGCCTGTTACCGGACACCGGGGCGCGCAATGTCGACAGCTTACTCAACCAACAAATTCTGCCGGTGCT
- the hcp gene encoding type VI secretion system effector Hcp: MAIPVYLWLKDDGGADIKGSVDVQDREGSIEVVAQEHNLYIPTDNNTGKLTGTRIHTPFLFTKEIDSSSPYLYKAVTTGQTLKSAEFKWYKINDAGQEVEYFNTKLENVKVVKVNPEMYDIKDPSKEKHNHLERIELRYEKITWTYKDGNIIHSDSWNERATA, from the coding sequence ATGGCAATACCTGTTTATCTTTGGCTGAAGGACGATGGCGGCGCGGACATCAAAGGGTCTGTGGACGTTCAGGATCGTGAAGGCAGCATCGAAGTCGTGGCTCAGGAACACAACCTGTACATCCCGACTGATAACAACACAGGCAAACTGACCGGCACCCGTATCCATACCCCGTTCCTGTTCACCAAGGAAATCGACTCCTCCAGCCCGTATTTGTACAAGGCAGTGACCACCGGTCAGACCCTCAAGTCTGCCGAATTCAAGTGGTACAAAATCAACGACGCAGGCCAGGAAGTGGAGTACTTCAACACCAAACTTGAGAACGTGAAAGTGGTGAAGGTGAATCCTGAAATGTATGACATCAAGGATCCTTCTAAAGAGAAGCACAACCACCTTGAGCGCATTGAACTGCGTTACGAAAAAATCACCTGGACCTACAAAGACGGCAACATCATTCATTCCGATTCCTGGAACGAACGCGCCACCGCCTAA
- the tssB gene encoding type VI secretion system contractile sheath small subunit has translation MSDSFQREIPKARINLKLELHTGGASKKMELPLKLLIAGDFSNGQESAPLSERKKVNLNKNNFDAVLFDYSPKVNLTVKNTLADDDSEDSIKLTFRSIKDFSPEQVSRQIPQLKAMLSMRNLLRDLKANLLDNQAFRKELENILLDPALSAELRAELSALAPKQP, from the coding sequence ATGAGTGACAGCTTCCAGCGGGAGATCCCGAAGGCCCGTATTAATCTAAAATTAGAACTGCATACAGGTGGCGCAAGCAAAAAAATGGAATTACCCCTTAAGTTACTTATTGCGGGTGATTTTAGTAATGGTCAGGAATCCGCGCCATTATCAGAACGAAAAAAAGTTAATCTTAACAAAAATAACTTTGATGCAGTCCTTTTTGATTATTCCCCAAAAGTAAATCTTACCGTTAAAAATACGCTTGCTGATGACGATAGCGAAGACAGCATCAAACTGACATTCCGCAGTATAAAGGATTTTTCCCCGGAACAAGTCTCCCGGCAAATACCGCAGCTGAAGGCCATGCTTTCCATGCGTAATTTACTTCGTGATTTAAAAGCAAATCTTCTGGATAACCAGGCTTTCCGCAAAGAACTGGAAAATATTCTGCTGGACCCGGCATTAAGCGCAGAACTCAGAGCCGAACTCTCAGCCCTGGCCCCAAAACAGCCATAA
- the tssC gene encoding type VI secretion system contractile sheath large subunit yields MLMSVNNENATAGESVVLERPVASGVYASLFEKINLSPVSELSALDIWQDAQAMSDATADERLTAGMQVFLECLTKSGSKVEKLDKNLIDHHIAELDYQISRQLDAVMHHEAFQAVESLWRGVKSLVDKTDFRQNVKVELLDISKEDLRQDFEDSPEIIQSGLYKHTYIDEYDTPGGEPIAALISSYEFDASAQDVALMRNLSKVSAAAHMPFIGSAGPKFFLKESMEEVAAIKDIGNYFDRAEYIKWKSFRDTDDSRYMGLVMPRVLGRLPYGPDTVPVRSFNYVEEVKGPDHDKYLWTNASFAFAANMVKSFINNGWCVQIRGPQAGGAVQDLPIHLYDLGTGNQVKIPSEVMIPETREFEFANLGFIPLSYYKNRDYACFFSANSTQKPALYDTADATANSRINARLPYIFLLSRIAHYLKLIQRENIGTTKDRRLLELELNTWVRGLVTEMTDPGDDLQASHPLRDAKVLVEDIGDNPGFFRVKLFAIPHFQVEGMDINLSLVSQMPKAKS; encoded by the coding sequence ATGTTGATGTCTGTAAATAATGAGAATGCCACTGCTGGCGAGAGTGTGGTCCTTGAACGTCCTGTGGCAAGTGGAGTTTATGCGTCCCTGTTTGAAAAAATTAATCTGAGCCCAGTCTCAGAGTTGAGTGCTCTGGATATCTGGCAGGATGCACAGGCGATGTCGGATGCGACTGCGGATGAACGTTTAACTGCCGGGATGCAAGTGTTCCTGGAATGTCTGACTAAATCCGGATCTAAAGTTGAAAAGCTCGACAAAAATTTGATTGACCACCATATCGCTGAACTGGATTACCAGATAAGTCGTCAACTTGATGCAGTTATGCATCACGAGGCCTTTCAGGCGGTAGAAAGCCTGTGGCGGGGCGTGAAATCGTTGGTTGATAAAACTGATTTCCGCCAGAACGTGAAAGTTGAACTGCTGGATATCTCTAAGGAAGACCTGCGCCAGGATTTTGAAGATAGTCCGGAAATTATCCAGAGTGGTTTGTACAAACACACATACATCGATGAGTATGACACTCCGGGCGGCGAGCCGATTGCCGCGCTGATTTCCTCTTACGAGTTTGATGCTTCTGCGCAGGACGTGGCGCTGATGCGTAATTTGTCAAAAGTGTCTGCTGCGGCACATATGCCCTTTATCGGTTCTGCGGGGCCGAAATTTTTCCTGAAAGAGTCAATGGAAGAGGTCGCGGCCATCAAAGATATTGGTAACTACTTTGACCGCGCCGAGTACATTAAATGGAAAAGTTTCAGGGATACGGACGACTCTCGATACATGGGGCTGGTCATGCCTCGCGTGCTGGGCCGTTTGCCGTATGGCCCGGACACAGTACCGGTACGTAGTTTTAACTATGTTGAAGAAGTGAAAGGCCCGGATCACGATAAATACCTGTGGACCAATGCCTCCTTCGCTTTTGCGGCCAACATGGTGAAAAGCTTCATCAACAACGGCTGGTGCGTGCAAATCCGTGGTCCACAGGCCGGTGGTGCAGTACAGGACTTGCCCATTCATCTGTATGATCTCGGTACGGGTAATCAGGTAAAAATTCCGTCAGAGGTGATGATCCCGGAAACCCGCGAATTTGAGTTCGCAAATCTTGGATTTATTCCCCTGTCGTACTACAAAAACCGCGATTATGCCTGTTTCTTCTCGGCGAACTCCACGCAAAAACCTGCGCTCTACGACACTGCTGATGCCACTGCAAATAGCCGCATCAATGCGCGTTTGCCGTACATCTTCCTGCTGTCGCGAATCGCTCATTATCTGAAGCTGATTCAACGGGAAAACATTGGTACAACCAAGGATCGTCGTCTGCTGGAACTGGAGCTTAATACCTGGGTTCGTGGTCTTGTGACAGAAATGACCGATCCGGGCGATGACTTGCAGGCTTCTCACCCGCTGCGTGACGCGAAAGTGCTGGTGGAAGATATCGGGGATAACCCAGGCTTCTTCCGCGTGAAACTCTTTGCTATCCCCCACTTCCAGGTGGAAGGGATGGACATCAACCTATCACTAGTTTCCCAGATGCCAAAAGCCAAATCGTAA
- a CDS encoding lysozyme inhibitor LprI family protein — protein sequence MKNILTAFLIITLPVFSVTAASFDCRQARSADEKAICASRTLNDMDVEMSVKYKFLHGLYAMGAAGELKESQAQWLTERRRCGSDKPCLREIYRKRLTTLNHLYDAINKPL from the coding sequence GTGAAAAATATACTTACGGCATTTCTTATCATTACGTTGCCTGTTTTCTCTGTCACGGCAGCCAGTTTTGACTGTCGACAGGCCCGCAGTGCGGATGAAAAAGCGATTTGTGCATCGCGTACCCTCAATGACATGGATGTGGAGATGAGCGTTAAATACAAATTTCTCCATGGGCTTTACGCAATGGGTGCCGCCGGGGAACTAAAAGAATCACAGGCACAGTGGCTGACAGAACGACGGCGTTGTGGCAGTGACAAACCCTGCCTGAGAGAAATATACAGAAAGCGCTTAACAACGTTGAACCATCTTTATGACGCGATTAACAAACCACTCTGA